The genome window CTTATGCTGCTACATCTTGTGCTGCATGCCGGGAAGATATGTCTAGCAGTATAGATGTATAAGGAAACTCGACTAGAAAGATTTTTGTAGCTTTTCCGCGTTTATTTTTCCTTAGTAATTGTATAAGATGCTGTACATATTCTGGAAGTTTGACCGTTTTCATTGGTTTGCAGTTTGTTTCAAGAACTGGCATTCTTCTGCAAGTGTAGCTGTTGGATCTCGATGGAGTATGATAAATAGTTTTGCAATGGAGTCTGTGATGGTGACCTTGCAGAGCCTCAAAAGGCAATTTCTGACAAATTTTGATGGAAGCTCTTAGCATGAGTGGTTTTGAAATTTGTTTTGTTGGGGTTAATTTTGGCAGCTGGTATATGTTAAGATAGGGTTACTACTGTTGTGTAGATCATTTGAGGGTCCTGGTTATAGCAAATAGAAATTAGTCTGCACAGGTTTTACTGATCAGTTGAGATGCGCAGTggtctacttttgaactgtttttgGTTGTTACCGTGAAACATGCATAAAAGTGCTGCATGTTCGAACCATTGTCAAAATTTACAGAATATTAATGTATTTTGGTGGAAAAGGTTTGTCGTTCGTAACGACTTTGCCGATACACGTGATGTAGCATAAATGTTGTGGCCTGTGAAGTCGCGTCCTCAATCTGCTCTTGCTGGTTTCACAGCTTTTAGGATGGTTACAGATGCATCTGCCAAATGCAACCCGTGGAAAACCCGGCTGGATGATGTATTTTCAGCAAGGTTTACAAATCCCAccaccatccatccatccatccatcctTTTTGTCAAGGTATAAATTGGTGAATGACGCTGTACAGCTATCCGAAGCCAGTTCAAAGCCATCATCCAGATATCCTATCGACACAAACCCAAAACCCAAGTAGGTCAAACGCACAAACCAAAGAAACACAGAACATAACCTGAGCTGTGGGAGAGGCAGTTGGGACTTTTTAAGCATTGAATGAATGATGGGACAAGGGCAATAAACTAGTGGTAGTATTTGATTCATTATTGATTGTATCTGATGGCATATATCCCTGGAATATGCTGTTGGATATCATATTACTACTTGTTTAAAGGACGGTCAACTGCTATACTGTAGAGCATCAGATTTTTAATAAGCTGGATGCGCAGCTGAAGGactataaaaatattttcttctgATGTTAAAGTCCATCCTAAAGCACTGCACGAGAATTGCCATGATTGAAAACATATCTTGTGCAGAGATTCAAGCTAATGATGCTATACAGTATATCTCTAGCTCTGGATTTCGACTATTGTCAAATGATTAAAGACAACAAACCATGCACACGCTAACAATTGATTGGGGTGTTTAACACCTGTCATGTACATACTGACAATAATCTCATTGGACATTTAACGACACTTCCAAGAAAACATACGCCAGCTTATATACTActccatcatcatcatcatcatcatcatcatatcGTATCATATGTTGTCGTTGccgtaataaaaaaaaatgaaaaagaaaagataatagATCGAGGGGGGACCATTTAAGCTCGCTTTGGtcgtttccttttctttgcctTAATTACCATGACAGGATGTGCCTAATAGTCCCTGCAACCTAACTGAATCCGACGACCAAACTAGTTAGCTGGCCAAAAGAATATGAAATGATAGTAGTGATAAGGAAGGATCATCATGTTTCCGGTCGTCCCCCGTTCTCGACGTGCAGAAGCGAGACAGATGTGCGGATCTTCTTCTGGCGAGGATGGGAGTCGCAGCAGCAAGAagaaggctttttttttttttttttttggtatattcCTTGTAGGCCTGCGGCCATTTCTAAACTTCTTTGAGATGATTGTAGGAGCTTTTGCTTACCTGGTTTTGTAAACTCGGGTTAgacttatttatttaatattacTACTATCTTtcgtacccaaaaaaaaaaaaaaacgaattatttcttgaaaatttgttCTCGTGTTCTTAGGACAGGCTGCACAGTTTGGAATAGttcaaaaatgaatataaacCCAATCAAAACGTCGCTGGACCAACAGAATCAACAAAACAAACGTAGCAAAACAGAAAACTTTGGCTGGCTTGCCGTCATTCTCTAAGGACGGCGGTCGGTGTAGTTGAGGAGCATCCTTGTTAACCCAGCCCTTTCTAGTGAAAGCTACTTGACTTTTTAGTCACttggtgtgtttggattgcaattttctagagcttttgttaaaaaaaatttactgtaGCGTTTTGATACATGTgagattaaaaaatataatcaaTAAATGTGTTCGCGGAAAATGTAAAGATTTTTTTGATGGAAATTGCCTTTCCGAACAAGGCAGCAATTTTGGTCTCTGAAGTTTTAGCAAAATAAATGTAGTCCCCAGTGTTTGATATATGGTGCAATTTTAATTCTTAAAGTTTCGGCAAAAATACGTTTACTCTGCAATGTCTGGTATGTGGTTCAATTTTAATCCTCAAAATTTCGGCAAAAATAAATCCGATCCCCAATTTTACCTATTTGGAACAAATTCAGGATAATTGACCAACGTTCCAAAATTTGATCTTACCTAAATTTTAAGGACTAAAAGGTGCATGCATGCTAATAATTGGGAATTAAATTAATTATTGTCAAAACTTTGATGACTAAAATTATACAAATACCAAACGTTAGGGACTAAAACTGCATTTTCCCCTTGTTTTAGCCAGCCTCCAAATACCCTCGACGTTCCCCCGTTCTTtatctgatgatgatgaaggAGGAGTCTTTTTCACATGAGTTATTTGTTCACATTGGTACTGTACACTTAACTGCACTGGGATTTCCAAGCGCACAACGTTGGTAAAAATGCACAGAAACAAATCAAATCCCAAATACTACTactttttatatatatactatactttatataataataataataagtctTGAACTTGGGGTAGTTGTTATACCGATGCCGTATTGTACTTGCTAGAAAACCTGTTCGGTGCAGAAGTCCATCTACAAGACAACTCTATTTGCACAGGTAAGTTGTGTAGGCTTTTCTTACACACGAGTCACAGCCGGGGACAGCTCGCCTCTTGCTGGCTTCTCTTTGCCATATACGGAGGTCCAAGCTCCGATCTTTCGGCCCTTTCTTTGAAGTTGTCAACTCGGGATCTTTCATTTCTGAGATTTGTCAACTTTTTGGTCAAAACCCACCGTGATTTTCGCCTGAATAGTGAAAGAAGTTAGTGTCTCTGTACAAGCATGATGTCTTCATTGAAGCAGCCAGTAGTACATTTCCATGGGTCCGATGCTTTCCGGCCACAGTCTTCTGTACCGTCAAGGCGGTTCTCGGTTCTTCCGCCGCTTCCTGCACTTAATACTCGTTGGAGTAGCTCTGTTGTTTCACTGTCAAAgcccctttttgtttccaaagttGAATCTTTTTCTCCTTTAGGGACCCTGAAAAGATCTTCTTCAACTGGTGACGCTGGCGATAATGATCATGTTCCGCAAAAGCGTGACTTGATTATATGTAGGGCTTATGAGGCTGATAAATCAATCCCAATTGATGACTCGCAAGCGCGATCTGAGGCAGCGAGGAGGGTGAAAATTGGGGTTTACTTTGCTACATGGTGGACTTTGAATGTgattttcaatatatataaCAAGAAGGTTTTGAATGCTTATCCCTTTCCTTGGTTGACCTCAACGCTTTCATTGGCTGCTGGCTCTCTGATCATGCTCATTTCTTGGGCTTTAAGGATTGCTGAGACTCCAAAGACCGATCTCGACTTCTGGAAAGCCCTTTTCCCAGTAAGAAACCAATTTAGGGTTTTATGTACTCTATTCCTCTTACTTTTATTATATTGGTCGTTCCGTTCTTCATTACTCTTTTGTTTTATGATCTGGGATTGGTTGAATAGTGGTTTTCTGGTCTGGATTGCTTCATTTGTTGGAAAATGTTGTCTGCATCTTGCGTAGGAATGGTAAATTAGGATTTAAAAGGCTAATTAGGTAATACGAGTTCGCTTTATCTTGGGGGTGGGtgatcttggtttttttttttttttttttaaatatgtttATGCCTGGCTTGTTTTGGTTTGGTGATGGTTTGTGTTTTATGTCTTTAGGTTGCTGTTGCTCATACGATCGGGCATGTGGCAGCGACTGTGAGTATGTCAAAGGTAGCAGTTTCATTTACTCATATAATCAAGAGTGGTGAACCTGCGTTCAGTGTCCTGGTCTCAAGGTTCCTGTTGGGGGAGACATTTCCGGTGCCAGTTTACTTGTCATTGATCCCAATTATTGGTGGTTGCGCACTGGCTGCTGTTACTGAGCTGAACTTCAACATGGTTGGTAAGTGGTTTCTTGCTATTGTTAGATGTTGTTagagtttctttttcttttgttgttctttgttttttctgtttCCTCATTTGttgttgcttttatttttttttattttttatagatTGCTAGTTCAAGGAAGCTACACTTATTTTATCCTAAAATTTAGTAAAATATTTACTGATAACCGTTTACGAGGACTATGTTGACAATCAGATTACTTTTGCTGCTGTTTATTTTCCaggaaaaaaaaggatgaaTAATAGTTCAGTGTAGTAGCAATGTCTCTTGCAAATTAATCACTGCTATTATGTATTTCATTAGCAAAGGTTTGGTAGCCAGTTTCATAATCCTATAATTTCTTCGAGTAGTTACAGTTCTCTTCTTCAATTAGATAAAGGTCACAAGGAacttaatattatttttaaccGCTAAGCAGGTGGTGGGGTATTATGTTTTAGTTAATATCAACTACCTGTATGATTTTACTTTTCCTGATGCTTTAGTGCTGTTGTTGGCTTATGTCTTCAGGTTTTATGGGGGCCATGATATCGAACCTCGCTTTTGTTTTCCGGAACATATTTTCCAAGAGGGGCATGAAAGGGAAGTCTGTTAGCGGAATGAACTACTATGCTTGCTTGTCTATGATGTCTCTCTTAATTCTCACACCATTTGCTATTGCTGTGGAGGGACCACAAGTGTGGGCACTTGGATGGCAAAAGGCCGTCTCTGAAATCGGACCCCAGTTGATTTGGTAATCACGTGAAACATACCAATTCTGGTGTTTCTGCACACATTGTATGTGAGGACGTGGCTTATTGAATTACAGTGTACTCCAATGTACAACCTGTAGTTGAACTGCAATGATTTTTAACATGAATTTACCTAATATTTCATACTTTGTTCTGTACCTGAGTTAATCGAGGGGACTATCGGAAAAAAATACTGTTTAAATACTTACGTTTTGAAAACTTGTTCCTATGAGGAGCCTTGAAATACTTGGAGAATGTGTTGATGTGGATGGATGCTTTATTGTATCTATCTGTTTCCTTAGATGATGAATTGCACTAGATAATATATCATGATGTAGGAACCATAACATGGATGGCATTATTTTACTTTGTCATCTAACATCTAGTGTTGAATTTTTTGCCTCTCATGTATTTGTGCCTTAAGAGCCATACTGCAAGTTATGCTGTCAGGTACCATACTTGATGATTTCATCTCTAGGGTTCACATGAAGGTTTGAGTGCCTGTATAATTGCCTTTGTGgtctttgtttattttattttttgtgatcTTTCCTCCCTTTCTCACCTTCATTGTTACCCTGTCATTTTTCTAAAGACAAAAAGATATTAGCAACAGTTTGGATCCATTTCAAGGGAAACTTTGCATCTTTTGGTCTTTTGTAGGCGTGATTATATGTTTTTTCATGGGTTCCTTTCACTGATGTTCTGTGGTTACTTGTTCTATAGGTGGATGGCGGCTCAGAGTGTATTCTATCACCTCTATAATCAGGTGTCTTACATGTCACTGGATGAGATCTCTCCTTTGACATTTAGCGTTGGAAACACTATGAAACGTATATCTGTTATAGTGTCATCCATCATTATCTTCCATACGCCTGTCCAGCCTGTCAATGCTCTTGGAGCTGCCATCGCCATCCTTGGAACCTTCTTGTATTCACAGGTAATGATTTGATTTTTGCTTGTGTGTCACCAAATGGTagttttcatttacttgatatCTCTATCAAGTAGCTGACTTCAGGGTGTGTTTCTGGATGACTTTTGTGTTGTCCATATGCGTAGGTCAAACTTTCTTGTAATAAATTGCACTTGGCCTCTTGAGATTTATGGAATTTTGTTTCGATACCTTGTAAAAAAGGCATGTTCTTGAGTTGTTAAGTTTAAGAAATATCAATAATCTTGAGAAGGATGCAAGTACTGGCAACTGAGAGCATGATTGTTCTGGGGATGCTTCTAGGACTAAGAGTTCAATATAACACTCAAGTAAATAAATCAAGAGAAGAGAGGAGAAAGAAATTCCAAAACACCAGGGTAATTACTATCCTGGTTGATTTAAAATATCATGGTTGTATGCTTCTTTGTTTTTCCTCATTGTgctcttttgttcttttctttt of Coffea arabica cultivar ET-39 chromosome 5c, Coffea Arabica ET-39 HiFi, whole genome shotgun sequence contains these proteins:
- the LOC113690416 gene encoding glucose-6-phosphate/phosphate translocator 1, chloroplastic-like isoform X2; its protein translation is MMSSLKQPVVHFHGSDAFRPQSSVPSRRFSVLPPLPALNTRWSSSVVSLSKPLFVSKVESFSPLGTLKRSSSTGDAGDNDHVPQKRDLIICRAYEADKSIPIDDSQARSEAARRVKIGVYFATWWTLNVIFNIYNKKVLNAYPFPWLTSTLSLAAGSLIMLISWALRIAETPKTDLDFWKALFPVAVAHTIGHVAATVSMSKVAVSFTHIIKSGEPAFSVLVSRFLLGETFPVPVYLSLIPIIGGCALAAVTELNFNMVGFMGAMISNLAFVFRNIFSKRGMKGKSVSGMNYYACLSMMSLLILTPFAIAVEGPQVWALGWQKAVSEIGPQLIW
- the LOC113690416 gene encoding glucose-6-phosphate/phosphate translocator 1, chloroplastic-like isoform X1; its protein translation is MMSSLKQPVVHFHGSDAFRPQSSVPSRRFSVLPPLPALNTRWSSSVVSLSKPLFVSKVESFSPLGTLKRSSSTGDAGDNDHVPQKRDLIICRAYEADKSIPIDDSQARSEAARRVKIGVYFATWWTLNVIFNIYNKKVLNAYPFPWLTSTLSLAAGSLIMLISWALRIAETPKTDLDFWKALFPVAVAHTIGHVAATVSMSKVAVSFTHIIKSGEPAFSVLVSRFLLGETFPVPVYLSLIPIIGGCALAAVTELNFNMVGFMGAMISNLAFVFRNIFSKRGMKGKSVSGMNYYACLSMMSLLILTPFAIAVEGPQVWALGWQKAVSEIGPQLIWWMAAQSVFYHLYNQVSYMSLDEISPLTFSVGNTMKRISVIVSSIIIFHTPVQPVNALGAAIAILGTFLYSQAKQ